Sequence from the Chloroflexaceae bacterium genome:
CGCCCTGGTTTCCGCATATGCTGGAAGCAGTAATTATGACGCGGTGCGAAATAGATTTCGACGTAAAATACCTGCCATATGGCAGTAGGCAAAACTTTTCACTATTAACTATACTCTAACCGCCCTGTTAAGCGTTCGCAATTCCACGACCTCGACCTTATAACGCAAGGTTGCGCCACATAGCCGTTGGGGATCGAGTTTCCCAGGGATGTGTATTATGCTCTCCCGTCTGGCCAGCGGGAGCTGGTTCGATAACACCCGGCGCCGGGGTTCGGTCTCTCCGTGCGGAGAGACCGGTTCGCAAGCCAGATCTGGCGAGATCCCGATGAGGGGGTGTCCGGGCGGGCGCCTGGCCTTGCCCACCGCCGCTTGAACAAAGGAGTCAAGACGAATGGAAGCGCACAAGCTCTGGCAGTTCCCGATTAAGGAGTTCCACCCGTTCCCACGCGCGCTGATCGGTCCGGGGGCTTATGAGATGGTTGGCGTCGAGGCGAAGAAGCTCGGCTTCAAGCGCACCCTGCTGATGACCTCGGGCATCCGCGGCACCGACCTGGTGGAGGACGTCGCGGGCAAGCTCCGCTACCAGGGCATTGATGTGGTGATCTACGATAAGGTCGAGTCGAACCCCAAGGACTATAACTGCATGGAGGCCGCTGACCTCTTCATGCGCGAGAAGTGCGATAGCTTCGTTTCCGTCGGCGGCGGGAGCGTGACCGACGCGACCAAGGGCGCGCGTCTGGTGGTCGCCCACGATGGGCGTCACATCAATGAGTTCGACGGTTTCAACAAGTCGGACCCCGACCGCCAGAAGAACCCGCCCCACATCGCCATCAACACCACCGCCGGCACCGGATCGGAGACGAGCTGGGCTTTCGTGATCACCGACACCACCTCCGAGCGCGCCCCGCGCAAGTGGCTGGGCTTCGACGACAGCTGCATCGTCACCCTGGGGATCAACGACCCTTATGTGTTCAAGACGATGCCGCAGGATCTGACCGCCTTCTGTGGCTTCGACGTGCTGGCCCACGGCTCGGAGCCGTATGTCTCGCGCCTCGACTTCCCCGCCAGCCTCGGCAGCGCCCTGAAGTGCATCGAGCTGGTGGCCCAGAATCTGCGCGAAGTGGTCGCCAACCGCAACAACTTCGAGGCCTGGACCAACATGGTCTGGGCGCAGTACATCGGCGCGCAGGCCTTCAATAGCGGCGGCCTGGGCATCATTCACTCGATCTCCCACGCCGTCAGCGCTTACTACGACACGCACCACGGCCTGAACAATGCCATCGCCCTGCCGCGGGTCTGGGAGTTCAACCTGCCGTCGAACTACCGGCGCTACCGCGACATCGCCCGCGCCATGGGCGAGAAGGTGGACGGGCTGAGCGACGTGTCGGCTGCCGAGCGCGCGGTCGAGGCCGCCATCCGCCTGGCCAAGGACGTGGGCATTCCGCCGAACTTCAAGAGCATCGGCGAGTACAGCAAGTCGCGCCTGGGCAAGGGCATCTACGAGAAGTGGTGCGGCCCGCGCATCGTCGGCGATGACAACGACGTAGACCGCGTCTCCAAGCACGTTCTCGGCGACGGCTCGACCCCCGGCAACCCGCGCGAAGTGACCTACGAGTCAGTCTGGCCGGTAGTGGCCCACGCTATGCGCGAGTCGTACTACTAGGCGGCATCCTCCGGGGAGCGCGGGAAGGGCCTGGCCCCTCCCGCCTCCCCTCACCCTGGCATACCAGTTCCTGTTGATAGAGAGTGCATGCCCATTATCGCCAGGTCTCATCGGGACGCCAGATACGGCAATCCAAAATCCAAAATCGTAACAGGTTCCATCGCCGCCCTTCAGCACACGGAGCAGACGCCAGTGTTTGAAACCATTGACCAGGTGGTGACCCTCCTGCGCCAGCAGCGCTACATCTGCGACCGCAAGCTGGCGACGGTGATCTTCCTCGCCCTCAAGATGAACAAGCCGGTGCTGATCGAGGGGCCGGCGGGAGTCGGTAAGACCGAACTGGCCAAGACGGTGGCGCGGGCGCTCAATCGCAGGCTCATCCGCCTGCAATGCTACGAGGGGCTGGACGAGGCCCGGGCATTGTATGAGTGGGAATACGGCAAGCAGTTGCTCTACACGCAGATCCTGCGCGAGAAGATCGGCAGCCTCTTCGCCGAAATGGAGGACCTGCGCGCCGCCGTGGAGTACCTGCGCCAGCACGAGGATGTCTTCTTCTCGGAACACTTCATGGTGCGCCGCCCGATCCTTCAGGCGATCGCGTCGCCGGAGCCGGTGGTGCTGCTGATTGATGAGATTGACCGCGCCGAGGAGCAGTTTGAGGCATTCTTACTGGAGGTG
This genomic interval carries:
- the mdo gene encoding NDMA-dependent methanol dehydrogenase (This methanol dehydrogenase is considered a nicotinoprotein, since its NADP cofactor remains is not dissociable, but instead remains permanently bound. A member of this family has been shown to act as a formaldehyde dismutase, able to convert two molecules of formaldehyde (plus one water molecule) into one of methanol and one of formate, with no net change in its redox state. More recently, it was shown in Mycobacterium smegmatis that this enzyme is critical to ethanol utilization, for which the biosynthesis of the cofactor-like electron carrier mycofactocin is also required.), which codes for MEAHKLWQFPIKEFHPFPRALIGPGAYEMVGVEAKKLGFKRTLLMTSGIRGTDLVEDVAGKLRYQGIDVVIYDKVESNPKDYNCMEAADLFMREKCDSFVSVGGGSVTDATKGARLVVAHDGRHINEFDGFNKSDPDRQKNPPHIAINTTAGTGSETSWAFVITDTTSERAPRKWLGFDDSCIVTLGINDPYVFKTMPQDLTAFCGFDVLAHGSEPYVSRLDFPASLGSALKCIELVAQNLREVVANRNNFEAWTNMVWAQYIGAQAFNSGGLGIIHSISHAVSAYYDTHHGLNNAIALPRVWEFNLPSNYRRYRDIARAMGEKVDGLSDVSAAERAVEAAIRLAKDVGIPPNFKSIGEYSKSRLGKGIYEKWCGPRIVGDDNDVDRVSKHVLGDGSTPGNPREVTYESVWPVVAHAMRESYY